The Granulicella sibirica genome has a segment encoding these proteins:
- a CDS encoding efflux RND transporter periplasmic adaptor subunit, translating into MSVIEDGKQDQRAKETAPTQAPPARPRGFLVLAAIAAVALFVVIFLGIHSRSAAASELGSETESSAVPIVSVIQPKSNTSAEEVVLPGNTQPLNDAAIYARTNGYLKKWYFDIGAHVKQGQLLAVIDSPEVDQQLEQAKSDLKNAQTTEELAQITADRWNGLLKTNSVSKQETDQYVHELSARQATVASMKANVDRIQQLQSFEKVYAPFTGVITARNTDIGALIDAGSASAPKELFHISATDRLRVYVAVPEVDSRAAETGAKATLTFDEFPGETFEGTIVRDSDSIDPASRTLNVEVDLNNGNGRVKTGAYAFVHLKMPRVAPTAAEALVVPANTLLFRSEGLRVGVVRDGKAALIPITIGRDFGSTVEVIAGLRASDQVIVNPSDSLTNGTEVRVSKQ; encoded by the coding sequence ATGAGCGTGATCGAAGACGGTAAGCAGGATCAAAGAGCGAAAGAGACGGCGCCCACGCAGGCACCTCCGGCAAGACCACGGGGGTTTCTTGTTCTTGCTGCGATCGCAGCAGTAGCGCTTTTCGTGGTCATCTTCCTCGGCATTCATAGCCGGTCGGCTGCGGCGAGTGAGCTTGGGAGCGAAACAGAGTCGTCCGCGGTGCCGATCGTGAGCGTGATTCAGCCGAAGTCGAATACCTCCGCGGAGGAGGTCGTTCTGCCGGGCAACACGCAACCACTCAACGATGCGGCGATTTATGCGCGGACTAATGGATATCTCAAGAAGTGGTACTTCGATATTGGCGCGCATGTGAAGCAGGGGCAACTGCTTGCTGTGATCGATAGTCCTGAGGTGGATCAGCAGCTGGAGCAGGCAAAATCGGATTTGAAGAACGCGCAAACGACGGAAGAGCTTGCGCAGATCACGGCTGACCGCTGGAACGGATTGCTGAAGACGAACTCCGTGTCGAAACAGGAGACGGATCAGTACGTGCACGAACTGAGTGCCAGGCAGGCCACGGTGGCTTCGATGAAGGCTAACGTCGATCGCATTCAGCAACTTCAATCTTTTGAAAAGGTATATGCGCCATTTACGGGTGTAATTACGGCGCGTAACACGGACATCGGGGCGCTGATCGATGCGGGTTCGGCTTCGGCTCCGAAAGAGCTGTTTCATATATCGGCGACGGACAGGCTTCGCGTCTATGTCGCGGTTCCAGAGGTTGACAGCCGCGCTGCCGAGACGGGCGCAAAGGCTACGCTGACGTTCGATGAGTTTCCGGGTGAGACGTTCGAAGGGACGATTGTGCGGGATTCGGATTCGATCGATCCGGCGTCTCGTACGTTGAATGTTGAGGTGGACCTGAACAACGGAAATGGCCGGGTGAAGACAGGGGCTTATGCCTTTGTACATCTAAAGATGCCGCGCGTTGCGCCGACTGCAGCTGAAGCGCTTGTGGTGCCCGCAAATACACTTCTATTCCGGTCAGAGGGGCTTCGAGTTGGCGTGGTGAGGGATGGGAAGGCGGCTCTGATCCCGATTACGATTGGCCGTGATTTTGGCTCAACGGTCGAGGTGATAGCCGGCCTGCGAGCGAGTGACCAGGTGATCGTGAATCCGTCGGATTCGCTGACGAATGGCACCGAAGTTCGTGTCTCGAAGCAGTAG
- a CDS encoding efflux RND transporter permease subunit has translation MWIVKIALDRPYTFIVLALLILILSPVVILGTPTDIFPSINIPVIAVAWTYTGLSPEQMEGRVTTVYERVLTTTVDNIEHIESTTINGTSIVKVFLQPKASIDRANAQITAVSQLILRQMPPGSLPPLIINYNASTVPILQLGLSGKNLTESQLNDLALNFLRTQLVTVPGAAVPYPFGGRTRQVMVNLNPHLLQAKGLSPTDVLNVIGQQNLILPGGTAKIGQFEYDVDLNADAKTVQELNDIPLKTTGSSTVYVRDVATVSDGFAPQTNVVRQDGNRGGLVTIFKAGDASTIDVVKGIRAILPRVAQTLPPDLKIQPLSDQSVFVRGAVSGVVREAIIAAALTGIMILLFLGSWRSTIIIAVSIPLSILTSVMVLSFLHETINIMTLGGLALAVGILVDDATVTIENIERHLEDGAPLREGIFEGAAQIAVPALVSTLCICIVFLPMFFLSGVARYLFVPLAEAVVFAMIASYLLSRTLVPTLAMYLLKAKHEAPKETRNPFTRFQRGFERVFEATRLSYERLLRWLVSMRVVFIPGFLGVCLCAFLLVPWLGQDFFPDTDSGQFILHIRAKTGTRIEETARLADEVEGSIRQVIPAGELENVLDNIGLPFSSINYIYSRSGLTGAADADVLVSLKEKHHATADYVRRLRNGLASKYPGVTFYFLPADIVTQTLNFGLPAPIDVQIDGADVEGNHKVAEKMLSELRHVPGLADLRIQQQFDYPKLHIAVDRTKAAQAGFTERDVANSMLISLSGSFQVTPMFYLNTKNGVNYNLVTQTPQYDMQSSADLKNMTISGPTAKKTEILDDIASIQRNDEMASINHYNIRRTVDIYGAVQDRDLGSVGRDVNRIIDENRKLLPRGSFITLRGQYGTMRSSYIGLIGGLGFAIVLVYMLIVVNFQSWLDPFIIVTALPAALAGIVLFLFITHTTLSVPALMGAIMCMGVATANSILVVSFAKERLEHHGDSVSAAIEAGTTRFRPVVMTALAMIIGMIPMALGLGDGGEQNAPLGRAVIGGLMCATVATLFFVPSVFSLLHRKYLRPMADGQTTTDQMEVSRHA, from the coding sequence ATGTGGATTGTCAAGATCGCGCTCGACCGACCCTACACCTTCATCGTGTTGGCGCTGCTGATCCTGATCCTCAGCCCCGTGGTGATTCTGGGGACACCAACGGACATTTTTCCGAGCATCAATATTCCCGTCATCGCGGTGGCCTGGACGTACACGGGGTTGAGCCCGGAGCAGATGGAAGGGCGCGTTACGACGGTCTATGAGCGGGTGTTGACGACCACGGTCGATAACATCGAGCACATCGAGTCGACGACGATTAACGGGACGTCGATCGTGAAGGTCTTCCTTCAGCCGAAGGCGAGTATCGACCGGGCGAACGCGCAGATCACGGCTGTGTCGCAGTTGATTTTGCGGCAGATGCCACCGGGATCCCTGCCTCCGCTGATCATTAACTACAACGCGTCGACGGTGCCGATTCTGCAGCTTGGGCTTTCGGGGAAGAACCTTACGGAGTCGCAGCTCAACGACCTCGCGTTGAACTTCTTGCGTACGCAGTTAGTGACAGTTCCGGGGGCGGCGGTGCCGTATCCGTTTGGCGGTCGGACGCGGCAGGTGATGGTGAATCTCAATCCGCATTTGCTGCAGGCGAAGGGGCTTTCACCGACGGATGTGCTGAACGTGATTGGGCAGCAGAACCTTATCCTGCCGGGCGGCACGGCGAAGATCGGGCAGTTTGAGTATGACGTCGATCTGAACGCGGACGCGAAGACGGTGCAAGAGTTGAACGATATCCCGCTGAAGACGACGGGGTCGTCGACGGTGTATGTGCGGGATGTGGCGACGGTGAGTGATGGGTTCGCACCGCAGACCAACGTGGTGCGTCAGGATGGGAATCGCGGTGGGTTGGTAACGATCTTCAAGGCCGGCGATGCTTCGACAATCGATGTGGTGAAAGGGATTCGGGCAATTCTGCCGAGGGTCGCGCAGACTCTCCCGCCGGATCTGAAGATTCAGCCTCTGTCGGACCAGTCAGTATTTGTGCGTGGGGCAGTCTCCGGTGTGGTGCGCGAGGCGATTATTGCGGCGGCGCTCACGGGGATCATGATTCTGCTGTTCCTGGGTAGCTGGCGCAGCACGATCATTATTGCGGTTTCGATTCCGCTTTCGATCCTCACGTCGGTGATGGTGCTGAGCTTTTTGCACGAGACGATCAACATCATGACGCTGGGCGGGCTTGCCTTGGCCGTGGGCATCCTGGTCGACGATGCGACGGTGACGATCGAGAACATTGAACGGCATTTGGAGGATGGGGCGCCGCTGCGAGAGGGGATTTTTGAAGGAGCCGCGCAGATTGCGGTGCCTGCGCTTGTTTCGACGCTGTGTATCTGCATCGTCTTCCTGCCGATGTTTTTTCTGTCGGGTGTGGCGCGTTATCTGTTCGTGCCTCTGGCCGAGGCGGTTGTGTTCGCGATGATTGCGTCGTACCTGCTTTCGCGTACGCTTGTGCCAACACTTGCGATGTACCTGTTGAAGGCGAAGCACGAAGCTCCGAAGGAGACACGGAATCCGTTTACACGCTTTCAGCGTGGGTTTGAGCGTGTTTTTGAAGCTACAAGGCTTTCGTATGAGCGGCTTCTGCGATGGCTTGTATCGATGCGCGTAGTGTTCATCCCGGGCTTTCTTGGAGTATGTCTCTGTGCGTTTCTGCTTGTTCCATGGCTTGGACAGGACTTCTTTCCCGATACCGATAGCGGGCAATTCATCCTTCATATTCGGGCGAAGACTGGTACACGTATCGAGGAGACAGCGCGGCTTGCGGATGAGGTAGAAGGTTCGATCCGGCAGGTGATTCCGGCTGGGGAGCTTGAGAATGTATTGGATAACATAGGGCTTCCGTTCAGCTCGATCAACTACATCTACAGCCGTTCGGGACTGACGGGCGCGGCGGATGCGGATGTGCTTGTTTCGTTGAAGGAGAAGCACCACGCGACCGCAGACTACGTGCGCCGCCTGCGGAATGGCCTCGCTTCGAAGTATCCCGGAGTTACGTTCTATTTCTTGCCGGCAGACATCGTGACGCAGACGTTGAACTTTGGTCTGCCAGCGCCGATCGATGTGCAGATCGATGGGGCGGATGTGGAAGGGAACCACAAAGTCGCGGAGAAGATGCTGAGTGAGCTGCGACATGTTCCGGGGCTTGCGGATCTCAGGATTCAGCAGCAGTTCGATTATCCGAAGCTGCATATCGCGGTGGATCGAACGAAGGCGGCGCAGGCCGGGTTCACCGAGCGCGACGTGGCGAACAGCATGCTGATTTCGCTGAGCGGAAGTTTTCAGGTGACGCCAATGTTCTACCTGAATACGAAGAACGGCGTGAACTACAACCTTGTGACGCAGACACCGCAGTACGACATGCAGTCATCGGCCGATCTGAAAAACATGACCATTAGCGGGCCGACCGCGAAGAAAACGGAGATCCTGGACGATATTGCCTCCATCCAGAGAAACGACGAGATGGCGTCCATCAATCACTACAATATCCGGCGTACCGTCGACATCTATGGTGCGGTGCAGGACCGCGACCTTGGGTCTGTTGGGCGAGATGTGAACCGGATCATTGATGAAAACCGTAAACTTCTGCCGCGTGGAAGCTTCATCACGCTGCGCGGGCAGTATGGGACGATGCGGAGCTCCTACATCGGGCTGATCGGCGGACTGGGTTTCGCGATTGTTCTGGTGTACATGCTGATCGTGGTGAACTTCCAGTCGTGGCTCGATCCGTTCATTATCGTGACAGCGCTGCCGGCGGCGCTCGCGGGTATCGTGCTGTTTCTCTTCATCACGCATACGACATTGAGCGTTCCGGCGCTGATGGGCGCGATCATGTGCATGGGCGTCGCGACGGCAAATAGTATTCTTGTGGTGTCCTTCGCCAAGGAGAGGCTGGAGCATCATGGCGATTCGGTGAGCGCCGCGATTGAGGCCGGAACGACTCGTTTCCGGCCGGTTGTGATGACCGCGCTGGCGATGATCATTGGCATGATTCCGATGGCACTTGGACTCGGGGATGGCGGTGAGCAGAATGCGCCGCTTGGGCGCGCTGTGATCGGCGGCTTGATGTGCGCCACCGTTGCGACCTTGTTCTTCGTGCCTTCGGTGTTCAGCCTTCTGCATCGCAAGTACCTACGTCCTATGGCGGATGGGCAGACCACGACAGACCAGATGGAAGTATCTCGGCACGCATGA